One Stratiformator vulcanicus genomic window, TCAGGCCGGTTACCATCGGACATCTCTAAAAATGCATCTGCATTCGAACTCGAATCAGATTTAAGATGCACGTTCCGTTCCGCAATCAATTTGAATTCCCGATTGCTTAATTCTTTCGCGCCCCGCGTCATCATGTCCTCCCCGCCTGTCCGCGTGCCGGGGGAGGGCGATATAATGGGAAGTCGACCTATTCGACTCAGCCTCCTGCTCACAGAGTGATTTTCGTGTCGCGCTTGCTTCTTCGGCTGCTCACTGTGGTGTCATTGCCCGTCTGCCTGCTCGGCTGCGGCGGCGGTGACGACATTTCCGTCTACAACGCGCCCAAACCGGCGGAGGCCCCGGCGATTGAGCCGCGCCCCGGCCCGGTCATGACCGGCGAAGCCGAGCCGACGCAGATGATCGCTGCGATCATTCCGCAGGGCGAAGAAGCCTGGTTCTTCAAGGTCGACGGTAATCCGGCGGCGGTGACGCCGCTGATGAAGCCGTTCCTCGAACTCGTCAAATCGGTCGAGTTCGGCGATGACGGCGACGCCACGTGGGACACCCCTGATGGCTGGACGCAACAAGCCGGCAATCAGATTCGGTTCGCCACGCTGCAAACGGGGGACGAGGAGGTCTCGGTGACCCGACTACCGATCTTCGGGGACGACCTTGACGAATACATTCTGTCGAACGTCAACCGCTGGCGCGGCCAAGTCAACCTGCCTCCGATGGATCAGGCCGACCTGCATCAGGGAGGCGACCTCAATGAAGAGACGCGGTTGTTGACGCTGGGCGACGGAACGGAAGTCACGCTCGTCAATTTTTCCGGCGTGAAGGCGGGAGGAACCTCCGTGCCGCCGTTCGCCGGGACCGGGCGGACCCCGCCATCCGGACGTCCCGCCGCACCGGCTCGGCAGACCTCCACCTCTTCGGAATTGAACTTCGATGTCCCGGAGGGATGGCGGCCGGGCGAAACGAATTCGTTCCGCAAAGCGTCGTTCGTGGTCGGACAGGGTGAGCAACAGGCCGAAGTGACCGCAATCGATCTGCCGGCCGCGGCCAACGATCCCATCCCGAATATCAATCGCTGGCGGGGACAGGTCGGACTCGATCGCCTCGACGCCGCCGAAGTCGAGAAAGAGATAAGATCAATCGACATTGATGGATCAACCGGTCAATATGTGTCTCTAGTTGGTCCTGAGGACCGCTCCCCCCGCAAGGCCATCCTGGGAGTCATTGTCGAACGAGGTAACAAAGCCTGGTTCTTCAAACTCACAGGCCCCGCCGACCTTGCACTCCGGCAGCAGGCGAATTTCGAGAAGTTCGTCCGCAGCATCCGCTTTTCAGGTGAGTAAATCATGGCGACGAACGCGCCCGTCTCCGATGCACACTCCGACGCTCAGCCACCCGGCGAACAACCGCGCGAGCACACCCTCGCTTCGGTCGCCCCGCAAGTCGAACAGTTCTTAAAGCCGCTGGCTTCACTGAAGCTGACGGTCGTGTTGTTTTCGCTGGCCGTGTTCATCGTATTCGTGGGCACGCTTGCGCAGCACCGCAAGGACATCTGGGACGTCGTCCACGAATATTTCCGCTGCTTCGTCGCGTGGATCACGATCAAAGACCTGTTTCCCGTTTCGTTCTTCGGCGACCTCGGCATTCCCGAAGTCCTCAATTTCGGCGCGTTCGAAGTACCCGTCGCCTTCCCATTTCCCGGCGGTTGGCTGATCGGCGGATTGATGTTCGTCAACCTGATGGCCGCGCACGCCGTCCGCTTCAAGGTGCAGACGAAGGGGCCCCGGCTGATCGCAGGCTTGGTGACGATCGCTCTGGGGTCACTGTTAACGTATGTCGTCGTGACCGGCGGGATGGACAGCGTCGGCCTCTCTGAGAACGAACGTGCCGATTGGGAATTGATCTGGAACGTGTTTCGGGGAGGACTGCTTGCTGCCACCGTCGCCCTGATCGGATTGTCGGTTCGTGCGGGGCTCAAGCTCTCCTCAGGCGGTTCCAAGCCGCAATTCTGGCTGCTCACGCTCTCATCCGGACTCTTCGCTGCGGCGACGGCGATGACGTTCGCCCTCGGCGATATTTCTCCCTCCGCGACACGAATTTTATGGCAGCTCATCAAGGCGCTGCTCGTTTCGGCGGTCCTGTTCATCGGCTGTTGGCTGGCGTTCAAAAAACGCGCGGGCATCGTGCTGCTGCACGCCGGCGTTGTGCTCTTGATGTTCAGCGAATTGCTCGTGGGGCTATTCGCCGAAGAAGCCCAGATGCAGATACGGGAGGGTCAGACGAAAAGCTACGTCGAAGACATCCGCGAGATTGAACTGGTCGTCGTCGACAAGTCGGGCGAAGAGACCGACCGCGTCGTCGCCATCCCCGAGTCGAAAATCCGACCGGGAGCCACGATCAGCCATCCGGAGTTGCCTTACGACATTCTGGTCGACCGGCTCCTTCCCAACAGCCGGCTTCGAAAAGCGGCCTCCGTCGATGCCGAGAATCCCGCGACGACAGGTGAGGGGACCGATTGGATTGCCATCGAAACTCGGATGGGAACCGGGGTCGACACCGACTCGAAAGCCGATGTCGCGTCGGGTTACGTCACGCTGCTCGAAAAAAATTCCGGCGAGCCGGTTGAGACGCATCTCGTCTCCGCATGGCTCGCTGATAACGAAGCCGACACGTTCGAAGTCGGCGACACGACCTACGCGATCGATCTTCGCTTTCGCCGGGGCTATCGACCGTTCACGGTCACGCTAAACGACGTCAAAAAAGAAGATTACGTCGGCACATCGACGCCGCGGAATTACGAATCGGTCATCCATTTGGTCGACCCCGATGCGGGCACCGATCGTGAGATTCGCGTCTGGATGAACAACCCGCTGCGATACGGCGGCGAAACGTTTTATCAGAGCGGTTACTTTCAGGACCCGAGTACCGGCATCGAATATACGACGTTGCAGGTCACGAAGAACGAAGGCTGGATGCTGCCTTACGTGTCGTGCGTGGTGGTCGGCTTCGGCATGATCGCCCACTTCGTGATCTCACTGCTGCGGTTCATGGGCAAACGCGTTCGCGATGTGAACGTGACGATGGCCGCTCAATTGAGAAACGATGAACCGTCCGACGTTCCGGAGTCCGATCCCGCCGCGATTCGCATCGCAGGATGGGCGCTTCCCGCGTTGATCGTGATAGTCTTGGGAGGGTATGCGCTCTCAAAAATGGCCCCGCCCTCCGCAGTAGATGATGGGTACGACCTGTACCGCTTCGGTCAGATTCCGGTCATCTATCAGGGTCGACCCAAGCCGATCGACACGCTCGCCCGCAACTCGCTGCGGCAAGTGATCGGCAACTATGAGACCTACAATGTGCCGCTCGCGGGCGACGAATACCGAACCGAACCGGCGATCCAATGGCTGCTCGACCTGATCGCCAATCCGACCAAGGCTGCCGAGCACCGCGTCTTCCGCATCGACAATCTCGAATTGCTCGACACCCTCGGGCTGAAGATGCGCAAGGGCCTGCGGTATTCGCTGAGCGAGTTTCAGGATGCCATCTTCCCCCCACCGAACGAAGACGGCACACCCTCCGGGCCGAGTGATTTCTTTAAGGAAGCTCAATCGGCAAATGAGCAGAAGGAGAATGATGCCTCCGGGCTCACCGTCTATCAGCGCAAGGTTCTCGACCTGGCGAGAAAGATTTCTTACGTCGGAATGCTTCGCGGCTCGTTCGAACCTCAGACCGACCTGCTGACGCGATCGATACAAATGGGGCAGGGTGTCGACGGCTTCGAAACCCTGCATGAGCAATTCAAAACCGACCGGCAACCGCCGCTGTCGGCAGTCGTCACAAGTACGCGCGAGGCCGAAGAACAGGAAGACGGCAAGACGATTGTTGTCGAAAAAATCGACAAAGAGTGGGAGACATTGGGTTACGCCGAGGTGAAGGCGCTGCTCGCCGACTTCCGCGCACAACAGACCGGAGAGCAAAGCCCGCCGGCGCACCCGACGGTCACGGGGTGGAGAAAAGTCGTCGGTGCTTACATCGACGAGAACCCTGACAAGTTCAACGCCGCGGTCGACGAATTGCTCGCAGCGAGCGAAACCCTCCCGCCGGAGACGACGCGGAAGAAACTCGGCTTCGAAGCCTACTTCAATCACGCCGCACCATTCTTCAACTGCTTCGTCCTCTACCTGATGGCGTTCGGCCTGACGCTCGTCGGCTGGTTGTTCTCAGCGTTCCGGGCCGGTCGGCCGATTCAGGCATCGGCGTTCTGGCTGATCGCCTTCACGATGTGCGTCCACTCACTCGCCCTGATCGGGCGGATGTATATTTCGGGACGCCCGCCGGTGACCAACCTTTACAGCTCGGCCGTCTTCATCGGCTGGGGTGCCGTGCTGATGGGGTTAATTTGCGAACGGCTCTTCGGCATGGGCTTCGGCAACGCGGTTGCCGCGTCGGCCGGGGCGGCCACGCTGTTGATCGCCCAATCCCTCGCCGGAGACGGCGACACCTTTACGGTGTTGCAGGCCGTGCTCGATACGCAGTTCTGGCTCGCAACGCACGTCGTGTGCATCTCGACCGGTTACATCGCCACCTATGTGGCGGGACTGTTCGGCGTGTTCTACATCTTGACCGGAATATTGACCCCGATGCTCCATCGCCCAGCGGGGACACAGACCACCAAGACGATCGGCCAGACCCTCGCGTCGATGATCTACGGGATCACGTGTGCTGCGATCTTCTTCAGCTTTGTCGGCACGGTCCTAGGCGGATTATGGGCCGATGACTCGTGGGGCCGGTTCTGGGGTTGGGACCCGAAAGAGAACGGGGCCCTCATGATCGTGCTCTGGAACGCGCTTGTGCTGCACGCCCGTTGGGATCGCGTCATCACCGATCGGGGCCTCGCGATGCTCGCGATCGCAGGCAATATCGTCGTCAGTTGGAGTTGGTACGGCGTCAACGAGCTCGGCGTCGGCCTGCACTCGTACGGCTTCACCGAAGGCGTGATGTTGGCCTTGGGAATCTTCGCCGCAAGCCAGTTGCTGCTGATTTCGTTCGGCTTTTTGCCGAAATCGACTTGGTGGAGCGACCGGGCCGCCAAAATGAAATGATCAATACGCACAAGCCGCGCACGTAGTAAGCGGATCGAGCGAGGTGGAAGCGGACCACGAAATAAATCGATCGTCATGCACAAGCCGCGCACGTAGTAAGCGGATCGAGCGAGGAAACTTTTCCCCTTGATCCGCTTACTTCGTGCGCGGCTTGTTGCTTTGAGCCGCTCAGCGCCTACGTTTTGATCTTCGCCCGCTTCGAGCGGCGGGCTTGGGCGCTGGCGGGGCGTTTGCCGTGGTTGGCTTTTTTCAGTTTGCGTTGGGTCTTGGCCATTATTCTTACTCGCTGATGGAATGTTTCGGGTCGGGAAGTGTACGCAGCCGGGCGGCCTGCGCGAAGGGCACGGCATTACCGGAGTCGCGACAGATACCGGCGAAAGGCGTCTTGCAGCTCGTCGACATCGCCGAAATGGGCCTCGAATTCGGCCCGGCGGGTCTCGGCATCGTCCCAAATCAGGCGGGGTTTCGAGCCGATCGCCTCCAGATATTCGCGGTACTTGCCCCGCCGCGCCTTCGCGAGGAAGTAAGTCAACGCCCAACTTTCGGCATATGCCGTGCGAGCGGTCGACGCGTCACGCAACGGGTCATCTGAAGAGATCAGTCTGTCGATATCGAGGCTTGCCCCGCGCAGCGCCGGCAGCCGGGCGCGATTGACGTCACCGATCGTGCGCCACCCGCTCGTCGAGCGCAGGTCGGGGGTTTCGCAGAACATCGCGAAACCCTCGGTCATCCACATCGGGTTATCGGCGTACCGTATGTGAACACCGCAATTGAACGCGATCTGATGCGTTGCTTCATGGATCACGGTCGCGACGTTTGCTGACGACGCGCTGAGCAACCGGTTCATCTCGGCTCGCGATTTAACTTGTCGCCCCCGAAATCGGGCCGACAAATCGGAGAACACGATCCGATTCGAGCGGATCGAATAGTAGCCGATGGTCGTCGCCGCGGCGTCGCCGATGTCGGCGCGGGCATATTGGGCGAACGCCGCCTGATCGCTGAATATGATCGCAGCCAGCGGAAACTCCGGCTCGTGCAATTCGAGCGGGTCGCGATCCCAGTATCGCGTGAACACGTTCAAGAATCGCTCGAGCGTCGTCTCGCACCAGTCGGTGAACTCCGGTGCCGCGCTGCTGGCGATGACGTAGTGCTTGGTCTTGGATACGGAGAACTCTTCCCCAAATTCCTCTTGAAGCTTGCCGGCAAAATCATCGGCCGAAATCGGTTGGAAGGGCTGATCGAGATGCGTCCGGCTTACCATCGCCTTAGGGGTGACGTTCCACAGTTGGCCGTCAACGGCTTCGAGCAGAATCCCGCCATCGGCTGCTTCGACGATCACCCGTCCCGATTCTGCGATCTCCTTTCCGCCCGCCTTGAAGACGACTTCGGTCAGCGGTCGAGGTTCTTTAGCCAGTGCCGTTGTCGCGCTGAGACTGAAACAGAACGCCACCCACAACGTCAGAATCGACCACCGAGGGCGGGATTGGTTCGGCATTCGGCCATCGGAAGCCGCGGTAGTGGGAAATTGGGGCGGCATATCGTCTCCGCGTGTTGAGCGGGCCAAGGGGGACTCCTACGATGCGCGTGACCAAATGACCTTAACAACCGAGCCGTGACAATCCCATGAGCGAAGCCGCAGACGCCTCCTCAAATCGCCTCGCCGAAGAGACGAGTCCTTACCTCCAGCAGCACGCGTCGAATCCCGTCGACTGGTATCCATGGGGGGAGGAAGCCCTGACGAAGGCTCGTGAGGAAGACAAACCGATCTTTCTTTCGATCGGCTACAGCGCCTGCCACTGGTGCCACGTCATGGAGCACGAGAGCTTCGAGAACGCCGACATCGCGGCGGTGATGAATGAGAACTTTGTCTGCATCAAGGTCGATCGCGAAGAGCGGCCCGACCTCGATCAGATTTACATGAACGCCGTCGTGGCGATGACCGGTCACGGTGGCTGGCCGATGTCGGTCTTCCTGATGCCCGACCGTCGGCCGTTCTTCGGCGGCACCTATTGGCCGCCGACGTCCCGCATGAACATGCCGGGCTTTCGCGACATCCTCACGCACATTCATCGCGCCTGGGTCGATCGCCGCGGCGACGTCGAAAACGGGGCGGCGGAACTGACCAATGCCGTGGCCACGATGTCGGTTCCCGATGACAAGCCGCAGCAGCTCGGGATCGGCGCACTCCAAAACGCCATGCAGAAACTGGTGCGCTCCGCCGACCGAGAGCACGGCGGCTTCGGTCGCGCCCCAAAATTCCCGCACGCGATGGACCTGCGGGTGCTGCTGCGGTGCTATAAGCGATTCGGCAATGACGAGGCATTGGAGGTCGTGAACCTCACGCTCGACAAGATGGCCCGCGGCGG contains:
- a CDS encoding 50S ribosomal protein bL37, yielding MAKTQRKLKKANHGKRPASAQARRSKRAKIKT
- a CDS encoding DUF1570 domain-containing protein produces the protein MPNQSRPRWSILTLWVAFCFSLSATTALAKEPRPLTEVVFKAGGKEIAESGRVIVEAADGGILLEAVDGQLWNVTPKAMVSRTHLDQPFQPISADDFAGKLQEEFGEEFSVSKTKHYVIASSAAPEFTDWCETTLERFLNVFTRYWDRDPLELHEPEFPLAAIIFSDQAAFAQYARADIGDAAATTIGYYSIRSNRIVFSDLSARFRGRQVKSRAEMNRLLSASSANVATVIHEATHQIAFNCGVHIRYADNPMWMTEGFAMFCETPDLRSTSGWRTIGDVNRARLPALRGASLDIDRLISSDDPLRDASTARTAYAESWALTYFLAKARRGKYREYLEAIGSKPRLIWDDAETRRAEFEAHFGDVDELQDAFRRYLSRLR
- the ccsA gene encoding cytochrome c biogenesis protein — its product is MATNAPVSDAHSDAQPPGEQPREHTLASVAPQVEQFLKPLASLKLTVVLFSLAVFIVFVGTLAQHRKDIWDVVHEYFRCFVAWITIKDLFPVSFFGDLGIPEVLNFGAFEVPVAFPFPGGWLIGGLMFVNLMAAHAVRFKVQTKGPRLIAGLVTIALGSLLTYVVVTGGMDSVGLSENERADWELIWNVFRGGLLAATVALIGLSVRAGLKLSSGGSKPQFWLLTLSSGLFAAATAMTFALGDISPSATRILWQLIKALLVSAVLFIGCWLAFKKRAGIVLLHAGVVLLMFSELLVGLFAEEAQMQIREGQTKSYVEDIREIELVVVDKSGEETDRVVAIPESKIRPGATISHPELPYDILVDRLLPNSRLRKAASVDAENPATTGEGTDWIAIETRMGTGVDTDSKADVASGYVTLLEKNSGEPVETHLVSAWLADNEADTFEVGDTTYAIDLRFRRGYRPFTVTLNDVKKEDYVGTSTPRNYESVIHLVDPDAGTDREIRVWMNNPLRYGGETFYQSGYFQDPSTGIEYTTLQVTKNEGWMLPYVSCVVVGFGMIAHFVISLLRFMGKRVRDVNVTMAAQLRNDEPSDVPESDPAAIRIAGWALPALIVIVLGGYALSKMAPPSAVDDGYDLYRFGQIPVIYQGRPKPIDTLARNSLRQVIGNYETYNVPLAGDEYRTEPAIQWLLDLIANPTKAAEHRVFRIDNLELLDTLGLKMRKGLRYSLSEFQDAIFPPPNEDGTPSGPSDFFKEAQSANEQKENDASGLTVYQRKVLDLARKISYVGMLRGSFEPQTDLLTRSIQMGQGVDGFETLHEQFKTDRQPPLSAVVTSTREAEEQEDGKTIVVEKIDKEWETLGYAEVKALLADFRAQQTGEQSPPAHPTVTGWRKVVGAYIDENPDKFNAAVDELLAASETLPPETTRKKLGFEAYFNHAAPFFNCFVLYLMAFGLTLVGWLFSAFRAGRPIQASAFWLIAFTMCVHSLALIGRMYISGRPPVTNLYSSAVFIGWGAVLMGLICERLFGMGFGNAVAASAGAATLLIAQSLAGDGDTFTVLQAVLDTQFWLATHVVCISTGYIATYVAGLFGVFYILTGILTPMLHRPAGTQTTKTIGQTLASMIYGITCAAIFFSFVGTVLGGLWADDSWGRFWGWDPKENGALMIVLWNALVLHARWDRVITDRGLAMLAIAGNIVVSWSWYGVNELGVGLHSYGFTEGVMLALGIFAASQLLLISFGFLPKSTWWSDRAAKMK